In Lytechinus variegatus isolate NC3 chromosome 12, Lvar_3.0, whole genome shotgun sequence, a single window of DNA contains:
- the LOC121424651 gene encoding lateral eye opsin-like produces MESTVETATVASTIAFHHRVIVASILIASSIIGLFGNSLVIISVITTKKLRTITNILVVNLAVADLLSCVCFPFLVIGLLSQTGQYPLHESVCASVAGVLHTCIVCSASTLVVIGFIRRYVITRSIRGHQGFHTPRKIVSVALVIWMFSAAYMILPPILGVGRLGYSTYYGICAFLGVTRPALYYVASQGIFVATILLLTLIFYGLILHHVVRHNQQFREKFAVEKDVSSTSGDASRSKGSSSSDSPTPMIKAINQKEVEITKNVFLVVCIFTVCFLASSVNFIIPGSSLSTLYGYMVMMMNSATNPIVYGLKHPNFQEAFKRILCRRRAPLEYVSK; encoded by the coding sequence ATGGAATCAACTGTAGAAACCGCCACAGTAGCTTCTACCATAGCGTTTCACCATCGAGTGATTGTAGCATCTATCTTGATAGCATCGTCAATTATTGGTCTTTTTGGCAACTCTCTCGTCATAATTTCCGTCATCACCACGAAGAAGCTTCGTACGATCACCAACATCTTGGTGGTCAATCTCGCTGTCGCCGATCTCTTATCCTGCGTATGCTTTCCATTTCTAGTCATTGGTTTATTAAGTCAAACTGGACAGTACCCACTACATGAAAGCGTATGCGCCTCTGTAGCAGGTGTGCTTCATACCTGCATCGTATGCAGCGCTTCGACCCTTGTTGTGATCGGGTTCATTCGGAGGTATGTCATAACCAGATCTATACGCGGACATCAAGGTTTCCATACCCCTAGGAAGATCGTCTCTGTGGCTCTGGTCATCTGGATGTTTTCGGCTGCATACATGATTTTACCACCTATTCTAGGTGTCGGAAGACTTGGGTATTCCACATATTATGGGATATGTGCTTTCCTTGGGGTCACCAGGCCAGCGCTTTACTACGTAGCCTCTCAAGGAATATTTGTTGCTACAATCCTTCTGCTTACCCTGATATTTTATGGTTTGATTTTGCACCATGTCGTGCGACATAATCAGCAGTTTCGTGAAAAGTTCGCAGTCGAGAAAGATGTCTCTTCTACTTCAGGTGACGCCAGCCGAAGCAAAGGTTCCTCGTCATCCGATTCCCCAACTCCCATGATCAAGGCCATCAACCAGAAGGAGGTCGAGATCACTAAGAATGTGTTCTTGGTAGTCTGTATCTTCACCGTTTGTTTCTTGGCATCCAGCGTGAACTTCATCATTCCAGGAAGCAGTCTCTCCACTCTCTATGGTTacatggtcatgatgatgaacAGTGCGACTAATCCCATCGTCTATGGCCTAAAGCATCCCAATTTTCAAGAAGCCTTCAAAAGAATCCTTTGCCGTCGACGTGCACCTCTAGAATACGTTTCAAAGTAA